The nucleotide window GTTATCACCGCTTGCGCGGTTCGCTTAACGTGGCAGAGTAATTTTGCGCTCCTGGGCAGGGCGATACAGCACCAGCACATTGCCGATAACCTGCACATTGCTTGCTTTGGTCTCACGCACGATGGCTTCAACGATCAGCTGTTTGGTTTCACGATCTTCCGCGGCAATTTTTACCTTGATCAATTCGTGATGGTTGAGCGCCAGTTCGATCTCGGCGAGCACGCCTTCGGTCAGGCCGTTACCGCCAATCATCACGACAGGTTTCAGCGGATGGGCAAGGGCTTTCAGGTGCTGTTTTTGTTTGGTACTCAGATTCATCGTATTATTTGCTTACTCAGGGATTGAAAACGGTTCATTCTACCGCCATCTCGAGTGTATCGCCAAATCAACGCGACCCCATGCGTGCTGATTTATCGCTACGATGACGATTTAACTGGAAATATTATGACGGGTAAAAAGCGTTCGGCCAGTTCCAGTCGCTGGCTTCAGGAACACTTTAGCGATAAATATGTGCAACAGGCACAGAAAAAAGGGTTGCGTTCGCGCGCCTGGTTTAAACTTGAAGAAATTCAGCAGGGTGACAAGCTTTTCAAACCCGGCATGACTGTCGTTGATTTGGGTGCTGCCCCCGGCGGCTGGTCGCAATATGTGGTACAACAGATTGGCGCAAATGGCCGTATCATCGCCTGTGATTTGCTGCCGATGGACCCGATTGTCGGCGTCGATTTTCTGCAGGGCGATTTCCGTGATGAGGCCGTGCTGAAAGCGCTGCTGGAGCGGGTGGGCGATCAGAA belongs to Candidatus Pantoea soli and includes:
- the yhbY gene encoding ribosome assembly RNA-binding protein YhbY gives rise to the protein MNLSTKQKQHLKALAHPLKPVVMIGGNGLTEGVLAEIELALNHHELIKVKIAAEDRETKQLIVEAIVRETKASNVQVIGNVLVLYRPAQERKITLPR
- the rlmE gene encoding 23S rRNA (uridine(2552)-2'-O)-methyltransferase RlmE, coding for MTGKKRSASSSRWLQEHFSDKYVQQAQKKGLRSRAWFKLEEIQQGDKLFKPGMTVVDLGAAPGGWSQYVVQQIGANGRIIACDLLPMDPIVGVDFLQGDFRDEAVLKALLERVGDQKVQVVMSDMAPNMSGTPAVDIPRSMYLVELALEMCRDVLAPGGSFVVKVFQGDGFDEYLREIRSLFTKVKIRKPDASRLRSREVYIVATGRKL